Proteins encoded in a region of the Halosimplex halophilum genome:
- the solA gene encoding N-methyl-L-tryptophan oxidase, which produces MAPSGGRYDAIVLGVGGVGSAATYHLARRGAAVLGLERFDVPHGRGSSHGRTRLLQRLLDGDPATMALADRAHEAWRDLEAETGRDLLTGTGSLAVAVGGDDPVASARRACERHGLAHESLSGAELAERFPGYDFPDDAEALYQPDGAVVASERGVVAHVAAALDAGATVRARERVVDWTTVDGGVRVDTDRDTYRADRLVVTAGAWAARAVDALDGLLEPCRHATAWFAPSGGRSASLAAGRSEGAASDPLPPFVATVDGENYYGLPGRSLPGMKFGRADFRPTAPDALSEPTQADERPLRAFAEAHVPGAAGPTLRLSTGLVTNSPDGRFVLDTLANGRVAVAAGLSGRGYKFAPALGEVLADLALDGGTDFDISEYALDRFD; this is translated from the coding sequence ATGGCACCAAGCGGCGGGCGATACGACGCGATCGTTCTCGGAGTCGGGGGCGTCGGGAGCGCGGCGACGTACCACCTCGCCCGCCGCGGCGCCGCGGTCCTGGGCCTCGAACGCTTCGACGTGCCCCACGGCCGGGGCTCCTCCCACGGGCGGACGCGACTGTTACAGCGGTTGCTCGACGGCGACCCGGCGACGATGGCGCTGGCCGACCGGGCCCACGAGGCCTGGCGCGACCTCGAAGCGGAGACGGGCCGCGACCTGCTGACGGGGACGGGGTCGCTGGCAGTCGCCGTCGGCGGCGACGACCCCGTCGCGAGCGCCCGCCGCGCCTGCGAGCGCCACGGCCTCGCCCACGAGTCGCTGTCCGGCGCCGAGCTGGCCGAGCGGTTCCCCGGCTACGACTTCCCGGACGACGCCGAGGCGCTCTACCAGCCCGACGGCGCCGTCGTCGCCTCGGAACGCGGCGTCGTCGCGCACGTCGCCGCGGCGCTCGACGCGGGCGCCACAGTCCGGGCCCGCGAGCGAGTCGTCGACTGGACGACCGTCGACGGCGGCGTCCGCGTCGACACCGACCGCGACACCTACCGCGCGGACCGGCTGGTCGTCACGGCGGGCGCCTGGGCGGCCCGGGCGGTCGACGCCCTCGACGGTCTCCTCGAACCCTGCCGTCACGCGACCGCGTGGTTCGCGCCGAGCGGCGGCCGGTCGGCCTCGCTCGCGGCCGGGCGATCGGAGGGGGCTGCCAGTGACCCGCTCCCCCCGTTCGTCGCAACCGTCGACGGGGAGAACTACTACGGTCTCCCCGGCCGCTCGCTCCCGGGGATGAAGTTCGGTCGGGCGGACTTCCGTCCGACCGCGCCGGACGCGCTCTCCGAGCCGACACAGGCCGACGAGCGACCGCTGCGGGCGTTCGCCGAGGCGCACGTCCCCGGCGCCGCCGGGCCGACGCTGCGGCTCTCGACCGGCCTCGTGACGAACTCGCCGGACGGGCGGTTCGTCCTCGACACGCTCGCGAACGGGCGCGTCGCGGTCGCCGCCGGGCTGTCCGGTCGCGGGTACAAGTTCGCGCCCGCGCTCGGCGAGGTCCTGGCGGACCTGGCGCTTGACGGCGGGACCGACTTCGACATCTCGGAGTACGCGCTCGACCGCTTCGACTGA
- a CDS encoding DUF5305 domain-containing protein — protein MRPSDRPSGLERLRYAVAARRGIVLGALLLTAALGGFVAAQTFTGPDTATEQRTVGTWTTEGELRHGAVVQRDTRAFDAGAVLHNRSVYFSSVTPALNGSYVFRHSGDAEPATVQTDLRLVVRAVTVGEDKSVLWRVSERVASERTASLSPGDEFAVPYEFNVTAQSELAERVRRELGSSRGELQVRLVADTTVSATVAGERFDRERTATLEVTPRGDSYAVSATSAGQRREPVTERVAVPVEPDPVARYGGLLAALLGLVGVGLVAYLDRAGRLDVDPETRAAMELARDRDSFAEWISTGRVPPAGDDRVVTVDSLAGLVDVAIDSDRRVVEDTDSGTFVVLDGGTRYEFRPDDCDGDVLGPVDGHGEGSETAPSGGDRPADDPLTGDGEEPPATDE, from the coding sequence ATGCGCCCGAGTGATCGCCCGTCGGGACTCGAACGGCTGAGATACGCCGTGGCCGCCAGACGCGGTATCGTCCTCGGGGCGCTCCTCCTGACTGCGGCGCTCGGCGGCTTCGTCGCCGCCCAGACGTTCACCGGGCCGGACACCGCGACCGAACAGCGGACGGTCGGCACCTGGACCACCGAGGGGGAACTGCGCCACGGCGCCGTCGTCCAGCGGGACACCCGCGCCTTCGACGCCGGCGCGGTCCTGCACAACCGCTCGGTCTACTTCTCGTCGGTGACGCCGGCGCTCAACGGCTCGTACGTCTTCCGCCACAGCGGCGACGCCGAGCCGGCGACCGTGCAGACGGACCTGCGACTCGTCGTCCGGGCCGTCACCGTCGGCGAGGACAAGAGCGTCCTCTGGCGGGTGAGCGAGCGGGTCGCCTCCGAACGGACCGCGTCGCTGTCGCCCGGGGACGAGTTCGCCGTCCCCTACGAGTTCAACGTCACCGCCCAGTCCGAGCTGGCCGAGCGAGTGCGCCGGGAGCTCGGCTCCTCGCGCGGGGAGCTCCAGGTCCGGCTGGTCGCCGACACGACGGTCTCGGCGACCGTGGCCGGGGAGCGGTTCGACCGCGAGCGGACGGCCACGCTCGAAGTGACGCCGCGAGGGGACTCCTACGCCGTCAGTGCGACGAGCGCCGGCCAGCGGCGCGAACCCGTCACCGAACGGGTCGCCGTCCCCGTCGAACCGGACCCGGTGGCCCGCTACGGCGGGCTGCTCGCGGCGCTGCTCGGACTCGTCGGCGTCGGCCTCGTCGCGTACCTCGACCGGGCCGGGCGGCTCGACGTGGACCCGGAGACGCGGGCGGCGATGGAGCTGGCCCGTGACCGCGACTCCTTCGCGGAGTGGATCTCGACGGGTCGGGTCCCGCCCGCCGGCGACGACCGCGTCGTCACCGTCGACTCGCTGGCGGGCCTGGTCGACGTGGCCATCGACTCCGATCGGCGGGTCGTCGAGGACACCGACTCGGGGACGTTCGTCGTCCTCGACGGCGGGACCCGCTACGAGTTCCGCCCGGACGACTGCGACGGGGACGTGCTCGGCCCCGTCGACGGTCACGGCGAGGGGTCGGAGACAGCGCCGTCCGGTGGCGACCGACCGGCCGACGACCCTCTGACGGGAGACGGCGAAGAACCGCCAGCGACCGACGAGTGA